CATCTTTGCACACAGCGGTCCTGTTTGATACAGGAGTCTTCCTGGTCGTCATTGGTGTGACAATGACCATTATTCAAACGATTGGAGAGAGCGAATAATGGAAATTTTAATGGCTTTTCTAATAGGAATCTTATTTATGACAGCCACTTATCTCATGCTTTCGAAAAGCTTGCTCAGAATCATCATCGGAACAGGGCTATTGAGTCACGGCGCCCATCTACTCCTGCTTACAATGGGAGGGTTAAAAAGAGGTGCTGCTCCCCTCCTGGGGGAACATGCTCCATCCTATGTCGATCCGCTGCCACAGGCGTTGATTCTGACAGCGATCGTCATCAGCTTTGGCGTCACGGCATTCTTCCTGGTTTTGGCGTACCGTGCCTACCAGGAGCTTGGAACCGATAATATGGATCGCTTGAGAGGAAAGGAAGGACATGAATAATCTAATTATCTTACCTATCTTGATTCCTCTGATTACAGGGGTTGTACTTATTTTTTTCAGTAAAAACATCATGGCCCAGCGTTGGATTTCAGCGATAAGCGGATTGATCACGATTGTTGCTTCTTTCATGCTGGCAAACCATGTTTATCGGAATGGCATCCAGACTATGGATCTCAGCAACTGGGAAGCACCATATGGTATCACGCTTGTATCGGACATGCTTTCTTCCCTGCTTGTTTTGACGACAAGCATTATCGCTTTCGCGTCCTTGTTTTACTCCTTCAAATCAATAGGACAGGCACGTGAAAGGTTTTTCTACTATCCGGTCGTCAACTTTTTGATTGTTGGCGTCAACGGGGCATTTACGACAGGTGATATTTTCAACTTGTTTGTATTTTTCGAAGTGATGCTGATGTCATCATATGTATTGCTTGTTCTGGGCGGGACGAAAATCCAGCTCCGCGAATCGATTAAATACATACTCGTGAACGTCATTTCGTCAGCACTATTCGTCATTGCTGTAGCCTATTTATATTCAGTCGTAGGCACCCTGAATATGGCGCATATTTCAGTAAGGCTTAGCGAGGTTGGAAGTGCAGGAATCATCACAGTCATCGCTATCCTGTTCCTGATTGTCTTCGGATTAAAAGGTGCGATCTTCCCGCTTTATTTCTGGCTGCCTGGTTCGTATTACGCGCCGCCAGCACCTGTTATGGCGCTGTTCGGGGCATTGTTGACCAAGGTCGGCGTATATTCAATCACAAGGACCTATACATTATTCTTTTACCATGATGCAGGCTATACGCATCAATTGCTGCAAATCCTTGCTGTCATGACAATCATTGCCGGTGTCATTGGCGCTCTCGCTTATACTGATATCAAAAAAATCATTATCTACAACATTATCGTTGCAGTCGGTGTCATCCTGTTCGGCGTATCTGTCCTGACACCCGAATCACTCACTGGCTCAGTCTTTTACTTGATTCATGACATGAACATAAAAGCGACGCTATTCTTGTTGATCGGGATTATCATCATTATCACTGGAACGAGCGACCTTGAAAAAATCAGTGGGTTGATCAACAGGTACCCTGCACTTGGGTGGACATTCTTCGTTGCCACAGCAGCGCTTGCGGGAATTCCGCCGCTCAGCGGTTTCGCAGGCAAACTGATGATTGTCCGTTCTGGTTTTGAAACAGAAAACTATATCGGTGCTTTTGTTGTACTAATGTCAAGCTTGCTTGTACTGTTTTCAGTCATGAGAATCTTCATCAGAGGCTTCTGGGGAACGCCAAGAGCCTTTAAGAATGAAGATGAAGCACCTGTAAAATGGCTGCTTGCAGCACCAGCTATTCTCACCGTGTTTGCTGTTTTATATGGGTTCGGAACTGAGGCAATTTATCCGGTTATCTCAACAGCCGCCGAAACTCTTGCCAATCCGGAAATCTACATTAATGCTGTTTTAAAGGAGTGATGAGCTATGGCTTTTCAAATCTTGCTGAATTTCATTCTGGCCTTTGTCTGGATGTTCCTTAAGACATCCTATTCCCCGGCCTCCTTTTTCGTCGGGTATTTCTTTGGCCTGCTCATCATTTATATATTCCGGCGCTTCTTCACTTCACGGTTCTATTTATTGAGAGTTAGCGCCGTATTGAACTTGATATATATATTCACTTTGGAACTGATTCTTTCGAATATATCAGTTTTAAAGGCTGTACTTAGGCCTAAGCTTAATATCAAACCAGGCATCTTCGCATTCCCAACAGAATTGAAGGAAGACTGGGAAATTACCATGCTCGCAAACTTGATCACTTTGACTCCGGGAACCCTCGTCGTCGATATTTCACCTGACAACAGGATATTGTATGTTCATGCGATGGATATCAGCGATGCGGATGAAGCGATCCAGAGTATCAAAAATACGTTTGAGAAAGCGATTATGGAGGTGAGCCGATAATGTTCGAAGCTGTTATGTGGATTTCAATTACCTTCATATCTCTTGCAATGATCGGCCTGATCTACCGTGTGATCAAGGGTCCGACTGTGGCTGACCGGGTAGTCGCCCTTGACGCAATCGGCATCAGTCTCGTTTCTGTGGTTGCTCTAGTATCCGTGTTTCTTGAAACGAGTGCTTTCCTGGATATCATCCTGTTGATTGGTATCCTGGCATTCATTGGGACAGTTGCCTTTTCAAAATTCCTTGAGAAGGGAGAAATCATGGAATATGACAGAAATGGAGATCGTTAAGTTTTTTGCAGGATTGTTCATCCTGATCGGAGCATTCCTAAGTCTTGTGACAGCCTTTGGGCTGATCAGGCTTCCCGACGTTTATACAAGGAACCACGCAGCATCGAAAAGTGCCACCATGGGAGTCATGCTCGTATTGCTGGGTACCTTTATATACTTCTGGTTTATTGAACATCATTTCAATTCCCGATTATTGCTGGGAGTTCTGTTCATCTTCCTGACCTCTCCTGTTGCAGGACATCTGATTGCGAGGGCCGCCTATAACAGCGGAGTTAAGCTGTCAGACCGGACAGTCCAGGACGACCTTGCAAAAGCACGGAAAAAGATGAAAGCTGAAGAACATTTAAAATAATCATGATCAAGCGCCATCAGGTATATCCACCTGGTGGCTTTTTTTGTCCATGGAAAATTCAATTTTTATCCATACCAAGCAAAGGATTAGTCACGTATAGTTAAGGTAAGTATCAGGATTCCTGTTTTGCGGAATGGAGGTTAAGTATTATGAACGATGCAAGAATCTCAATTGTCGGCGGCGGAATCAGCGGGTTAAGTACAGCGATTGCTCTTCAAAGAATAGGAATGCAGGCAGAGGTGTATGAAAAAGAGAAAAAGATACTTGAACCTGATACCGGCATCATCCTAAGCGGCAATGCCATTCGGGCCTTCTACATCATGGGGTTGGGATCCAAATTGCGTGAGTGCGGATTAGATGCTGACGGCTGTTTGCTAAAATCTGATTCTGGCAAGACCATCGCTGAGTTCGACTATCATGCACCATCTCACATCCCAAATTATCTTTTCATCCACCGCTCTGAACTTCATAGAATTTTGGCAGATGCACTCCTTCCTGGTTCCTTTCATTTGGATAAGCATATGATTGATTTTAAAACAGATGAGAGTATGACATTATTTTTCGAAGACGGCACCCTGGTTGAATCAGACTGCCTTATTAGCTGCGACGGTGCAGCTTCACAGGTCCGAAAAAAGCTGTTTCCAGACAGCAGCCTGGTGTATTCCGGTTTCTCGTGTTGGAGAGGCATTTTAGAAGATCCGCCAATGAAGGTGGAAGCCTATACGGAGACCTGGGGACCGAGGGGAAGATTCGGGATTGCTCCGTTAACAGATAATCAAGTGTTTTGGTACGCATTGAAAAAATCCTCTACAGAAAACAGCGACATGCAAGAATGGTCCCCTATCGATTTACTGTTCAACTATTTCTACTATCATGAACCCATACAGGAAATTTTGGAAAACACCCCTCCTGACCATATCATTTACGACAACTTATATGAATTGAAGCCTTTAACACCTCATCATACGGGAAAAATCCTGCTGCTCGGCGATTCAGCACACGCATCCATGCCCAATATAGGCCAGGGAGCATCACAGGCCGCTGAAGATGCTGTATACCTTGCAAAATGGATCAGGACCGAAGAAACCATTGATAAAGCTTTCTCACAATACGAAACACACAGACAGGAGCGCATGAAACTTATTAAAGAGGAAATGAAACTATACGGATTGGCAGCGCGGATTGATTTCCCCGGTCTTTGCTCGCTCCGTAACAAACTACTGCAGATGACACCCTCTTCCTATCATAATGCCAGGCTGCGGAACGTAGTTGAGATCGAAGGAGATATGGATAGTTTGTATTTAGAGTGACTTTTGACAGGTTAGCGGGAATTTCTTGTGGAAGCTGTCTAAACCTAAGGCTTCTTTTGACAGCTTTGCTGGATTTTCTGTGAAAGCTGTCAGAACCTAGGGCTTCTTTTGACAGCTTTGCCGGGTTTCCTGTGAAAGCTGTCTGAAGTTGAGGCTTCTTTTGACAGCTTTGCCGGATTTTCTGTGAAAGCTGTCTGAAGTTGGGGCTTCTTTTGACAGCTTTGCTGGATTTTCTGTGAAAGCTGTCTGAAGTTGGGGCTTCTTTTGACAGCTTTACTGCATTTTCTTTGAAAGCTGTCTGAACTTGAGACTTCTTTTGACAGCTTTGCTGGATTTTCTGTGGAAGCTGTCCGAACCTGGGGCTTCTTCTTACAGCTTTGCCGGTATTCCTGTAAAAGCTGTCTGAACTTGAGACTTCTTTTGACAGCTTTTCTCCCTCACACACCAAACCTGTCACAATAACGAGTTTTTCTTGACAGCTTTTCCCCTTCTCACACCAAACCTGTCACAATAACGGGTTTTTCTGGACAGCTTTTCTCCCTCTCACACCAAACCTGTCACAATAACGAGTTTTTCTTGACAGCTTTTCTCCCTCTCACACCAAACCTGTCACAATAACGAGCTTTTCTTGACAGCTTTTCTCCCTCTCACACCAAACCTGTCACAATAACGAGTTTTTCTTGACAGCTTTTCTCCCTCTCACACCAAACCTGTCACAATAACGGGTTTTTCTTGACAGCTTTTCTCCCTCACACATCAAACCTGTCACAAAAACGAGCTTTTCTTGACAGCTTTTCTCCTTCCCCCATCAAACCTGTCACAATAATGAGTTTTTCTTGACAGCTTTTCTCCCTCTCACACCAAACCTGTCACAATAATGAGTTTTTCTTGACAGCTTTTCTCCCTCTCACACCAAACCTGTCACAATAACGAGTTTTTCTTGACAGCTTTTCTCCCTCACACATCAAACCTGTCACAATAACGAGCTTTTCTTGACAGCTTTTCTCCTTGTCACACCAAACCTGTCACAATCACGAGCTTTTCTTGACAGCTTTTCCCTTTTCTCCCACCAAACCTGTCACAATAACGAGCTTTTCTTGACAGCTTTTCTCCTTCTCCCACCAAACCTGCCTCAATCACAAGTGATGTCCCCGGAGCTATTAAGGCTGCCCTTCCGCAAAAACAAAACCAGCCGTAGTCGGCTGGTTCATTTTCTGCGTTTTATGACGGCGATTGTGCATCTTGAAATGCAAACAAGGTTTTCTTCTTCATCGGTGATTTTTATATCCCAAACCATGGTTGTTTTTCCCTGATGGAGGACGGTTCCGACAGCTGTGACTACACCTTCTCTTTTTGCCTTTATATGGTTGGCGTTGATTTCGAGGCCGACGACTACTTCGTTTTCCTTATCGACCAGTTCGAATGCTCCAACGCTGGCGACTGTCTCAGCCAGTGCTACAGAGGCTCCTCCATGCAAAAGGCCGAATGGCTGCCTTGTCCGGTCATCGACAGGCATTGTAGCGACAACCTTTCCCTTTTGCAGGTCTGTTATTTCTATTCCCAGTGAGCCAAGCAGTGTGTTATTAAGTTCCAATTTCATTACCTCCTTATATTTGGCAAACAATTTACGTTCAAGACCAGGAGAAACTATAATTGTCCTTATTAAAAGGACGCATCATGAATATGAGGTGATCCCTATGAACCGAGTTCGTGAAGGCATGATTCCTGCGGTGCTAGGAACGGCAGTGACAGCAGCAGGTTACGCTATGAAACAAAATCGTAAAATCGATAAAATGGTTTCCAACACCATTTTCGGTTTTGGATTGGCCCATATCGTTCTGGGTGCGATTGACCTAGTCGAGCACCGAAACGAGTTTTAGCAAGTCCGCTTAACATGGATGAGATCAAAGGCATTACCCTCTAATGAACTGTTCCTAAAGGAAGGCAGTTATTTATGCTGCCTTTCCTGCAGGACCACTTCTTCAGGCACAATTGCATTCTTTATTTTTCTCCGGCGGAGGAAGATAACAAGGGTGATGAACGCGAAACCGATGATTGCCAGCCAGGCTTCTTTGTTGTACTTCATGATTATGTCCATCTTGTCTCCAAATAGATAGCCTAGCACAAAAATGATGGAGACCCACACGAAAGCGCCGCTATAGGCAAAAATAGCAAAGGTTTTGAATGGGAGCCTGCTGAAGCCATACATCATTGGCAGCACATATCTGATTCCTGGAGCAAAGCAGCTTAACGATAAGGAAAAAGCATGGTACTTCTCCATTAGCTTCATCGCAGTTTCAATTGAATTGCCGAATCGCTTCTTTTTCTTCAATAACCGAAGCACTCTTCTTCCTATTATTCTTCCCAGCAAATAGCTTGAGGTAAAGGCTGCAGAAATCCCCATATACGTGACCAAAAATGCGAGCATTGGGTTCAATGCCCCTTTAGCCGAAGCGAGGCCCACAGTCATCAGGATAACCTCATTGGGAACAGGAATAATGAAAACCCCGAACCATAGCCAAAAAAACAACCCGAAATAGCCATTATCTTCAATAACATGGATAACCAGGTCCAGGTCCATAGGTCTCCTCCCTCCATCCCACCTTGGTCCGATTCTATTTCACAATAGAAGTTAATATGTATAAGAATTCTCCTTCTCCCCGTCATTCACCTCTTTTTTTTCCTTTTTGAAGTGCTTTAGCTTTTCCTGTCTACATACTTAAGGCCTTATGTTCATACATTGAAAAAGGTCGGAAACTTACCCGTTAGGAAGGGGAAGCTGCTTATGCATTGTTTATTTTTTCAAAAAAACAGGAAAGTGGGGAATGATTCAGCTCGTCCATTTCCAGAAGTGAACGCGACACTGTTCAGGACTTCAGCTGATAAAGCCATCGCCTTAATGGGAGATGCTAACCTTGTGATGACGAAAATCACTACATCCACATCTTTCTCTAATGAATTAATGGCTGCCGCACAGAAATCTCAACAAAAAGAAGTTGAAAGATTGATTGAGTCAACCGGGATTAAGAAGAAACCCAAAATTACTTACAATCCGGACGGACTCACGATGAACTTTGTGGATTTTGCAGGAGATAAGGAATGCTGCCATATCATCACCCAGCTGAGATGGCAATGAGAACAAAAAAAGCCGCTGTTCCATACAGCGGCCATAACTTCGAGTTTTAATAATACGGATATCCATATCCGTATCCATAGCCGTATGGCGGGAAACCGCCGTATCCGTAAGCATATGGACGTGGATATAGTAATGCGCTGCCTAATAGGCCACCCAATACTCCTCCAATGAATGGACCTCCAACACCATAACCAAAACCAAATGGACGTCTGCCACCGTAGAATGGTCTTCTTCTATGCATAAAGCTACCTCCCTCATATATTTGCCTACATTACTTCATATGCGAACATTGAGGGTATGGAATGGGCGTTTGTCCATTGGAACTAGAAAAAATGCCTAGTCCCAGGTCATCCGCTGTTCCTTCCATGGGTTTCCGTACATGTGGTAGCCATTTTCTTCCCAGAAACCGGGCCGGTTTTCAGATGAAAATTCAATGCCCCTGACCCATTTTGCGCTCTTCCAAAAATACAAATGCGGAATGACCGCCCTCAATGGATAACCATGTTCCGGGGTTAGCTCCGCCCCGTTATGGGAATGGGCAAGCAGACTCGTTTCTTTTAGAAAATCCTCGATCGGCAGATTCGTCGTCCAATTTTCTTCAGCATGGAGAATGACATATTTAGCTGCTTCCGTTGGCATGGCAAGCTTAGCTATCTCCTGAGTGGCAATTCCTTCCCAGACATTATCAAGCTTGGACCAGCCAGTCACACAGTGGATGTCATTGCCAGAGGTCGTCTGCGGCAAGGCCATCAGTTCTTTATAGGATAAAATCACTTCTTTTTCTACAAGACCGAAAATCTTCAAGTTCCACTCTTCCAGATTCTTATAATACGGCACATTGCCATAATGCAGGACAGGGAAAGAGGTCGTGACATTTTGGTTCGGCGGGACTCTGTCCGAAGGGCCCTTTTTTCGTTTTTTTCCGAAATACATGATTGATCACCCCTTTTTATTATCCTACCGAAAGTTCATTTTAAAATAAACAAAGCCGCCCTGCCCGATGAGCAAGACGGCTTATTTTCAGAACTATAAAACCATTGCGGCGATCCAGCCGAAAATGATCAGCGGAATATTATAGTGAACAAACGTAGGAACAACCGTGTCCCAGATGTGGTTGTGCTGTGCATCAGCATTCAAACCGGCGGTCGGTCCAAGTGTACTGTCAGAGGCAGGCGAACCTGCGTCTCCAAGTGCAGCTGCCGTTCCAACAATCGCAATTGTTGCCATCGGGCTGAATCCTAGCTGAAGGCTTAGTGGTACAAAGATTGTGGCGATGATCGGAATTGTCGAGAATGAAGAGCCAATCCCCATAGTGACGAGCAGTCCGACAACAAGCATCGCAAGTGCTCCTAGTGCTTTATTATTGCCAATTGCGTCAGCAGCCTGCCCTACTAGTGTTTCAACGTGGCCTGTTTCCTTCAGGACATCGGCGAAACCGAAAGCAGCAAGCATGACGAATCCAATGAACGCCATCATCTTCATGCCTTCTGTTAAAAGATTATCGGCTTCTCGCCACTTGATCGCACCGCTACCGTACACGACAATGATACCTGCGAGTGCACCGATGATCATTGAGCCAAAGTAAAGCTGGGCAGCAAGCGCTGCGACAATCGCAATGATTGAGAAAATGATTCCGGCTTTGGAATACTCACTTTTCTCAACCTGGACCACTTGATGATCCTGATAGATTCTAGGCTTTCGGTAAGATACGAAGATGGCGATCAACAAACCAACAACAAGACCAGCAACAGGCAGCATCATCGCTGTCGGGATATCGCCCATATCGATGTCCAGTCCGCTGTCAGCCATGTTCGTAGCCAGGATATCGTGGAAAATACCGCCGAATCCTACCGGCAGCAAAATATATGGCGCCGTAAGGCCGAATGTCAGGACAGACGCAATCAAACGGCGATCGATTTTCAGTTCGTTGAAGATGATCAACAACGGCGGAATCAAAATTGGTATAAACGCGATATGGATTGGAATCAAGTTTTGCGAAAAAATCGACATCATTAAGATCAGGATGACTATAATCACTTTAGAATACGTCTTGGCTTTCGACTCTCCGTTCTTGCCAATCATGCCGACCATCCTGTCAACAATCAGATTGGGCAAGCCCGTCTTGGAAATCGCAACTGCGAAACCCCCAAGCAGCGCGTAACTAAGCGCTACCTCAGCACTGCCTCCAAGCCCTCCAGTAAATACTTCAATCGTCTTTTCTATACTTAAGCCGCCAGTCAAACCGCCAATCAGCGCTCCAGCAATCAATGCCAGTACAACATTGACACGAAGCAGGCTCAGGATCAGCATGGCCAGGACAGCAATCACAACTGCATTCATAATGAGTTCTCCTCTCGGTGATATGTTTATTTTACTTTAGTCTGGTAAATTGGTAGAGAATTAAAATGACAAGTATTAAATTATCATAGAATTGTTTTTTATGTCAATGGGTTTGTTTGTAATAGTATTTGGAAATAGATGATAATTTATAGCCAGGACGGGGTTCGGAGTGCAATAAAAAACCCCGAAGCCGCAGCTTCGGGGGTTTCCATGTATTATTCTTGTTCAGCTGATGTCTCGAATCTTTCGACAAGCAATGCCAGTGTGCGGGCCATGACGCCGGTGGCGCCTGCTGGTCCCAGGTCATACTCTTTACTTGTAGTCGCTGTTCCGGCGATGTCCAGATGCACCCATGGAGTGCCTTCTGCGAATTCGCCGACAAACGCTCCACCCATGATTGCATGGCCTTCAGCGCCAGGAGAATTATTCAGGTCTGCGATCTTGCTGCCGCGGACACGTTCAATGTCACGCTGGAACAATGGCAGGCGCCAGATTGGCTCTCCTGATTCATATGAAGCCTCAAGCACTTGTTCAAAAAACGCTTCATTGTTCGTCAAAGCTCCGGATGTATGCAGCCCTAACGCCGTAATGACACCGCCTGTCAGGGTTGCAATATCCACCAGATAGTCCGCACCATGATGCTTCGCGTATGTCATCGCGTCTGCCAGTACAAGTCGGCCTTCAGCATCTGTGTTCAACACTTCAATTGTTTTTCCGCTCATGGATGTAATGACATCATCCGGCTTGAATGCTGTACCTGAGATCATATTATCTGTCGATGGGATGACCGCCACTACGTTTTGCTCCGGCTTAATTTCACCGATGATTTCCATTGCGCCAAGTACCGCTGCCGCGCCGCCCATATCGGACTTCATGCCAACGATGCCAGACTTCGTTTTGATTGAGTAACCCCCTGTGTCAAAGGTGATACCCTTGCCGACAAGGCCGATTACATCCTTCCATTCTTCTTTTCCCTGATACTTCAGGACAATCATCTTAGGCGGCTGTGTAGATCCCTGGTTGACTGCCAGAAGCGCGCCCATGCCTAGCTTTTCCATTTCTTCTTTTTCTAAAATTTCTGCTTCGAATTCGTATTTCTCCGCCAGCTTCAGCGCATATTCAGCCATGTCTGTCGCAGTCAAAAGGTTTCCTGGAGTATTCACGAGTGTACGTGCCGAATTGGTTCCTTTGCCAAAAATATAGCCAACCTCAACCGCTGCTTCCACTTCGCCTTCTTCGTCTGCACTGTATACAGTCAGGCTTTCGATCCGCTTTTCCGGCTCGTTTGACTTTTGCTTGTAGCCTTCGAATTCATACGTGGCCATAGGGAACGCTTCCCCTAGCGCATGCGCTGCATCATTAAGCTCAACCTTCTCGCTTGTAAAAGTATCTAAAAGCACGGCAGCTTCGGTCCATTTTTCTTGTTTTGCCGTTTTGAACAAGCGGCCAAATGCGTCCCTTAATGATTCGAAATTATATTCCTTCTCATGTCCAAGGCCGACAAAATAAACTTTTTTCGCACCAATTTTACCGAAAGTATGTATTTTGGAAATCGCTTTTTTCTTGGTTGAAATATCACCGCTTTTCACCAGTTCGGTCAGCTGTCCGTCAAAAAGCTGGTCGGCTTCTCCCAAGGCGCCTTCAAGACCGGACGGCTTGTTGAACACGCCAATCACCAGACACTCATGGCTGTTTGAAAAATTAAATTGATTCTCCACTTTAAACAAATCATTCACCCCTACACATTGATAAGTTCATTATATCGAAACTCTTAAAATATTTCGACTTCCTAATCTTGCTGTACATTTTTAATCATCCAAATACAAATATAAAACCGGAAGCTCTGGCAGGATCGCAACATCTTCATACGGAACCCGATCAAGCTCTGCTGGGAATGTGCTCAGGCACTCTTCGATGAAGGGATAGACCTTTTCCAAATCAAGTCCCCAGTATACAGGACGGTACGTTTGCAAATAGTCGTGAGCCGCCTGCATCATCAGCCGGGCTCCTTTCACATTTCCATAACTGTAGTGGTAAATCGCGACGCTCATCTGCAGCAGTCCTTTTAAAAATAAATTGCCTTTGTCGGTCATCCACATATCTTCAAGCAAGTCATGGCAGGTATAATAGTCCCCTTCGTTGAATTTAATAAAGAACTCGTAATATTCAGCTGGGTAGTCCGTCAAAATCCTTCACCCCAATCCTGAAGTTTTAAAACTATTTTATCAAACCTTGAAAATTTGCTGTAATGTTATAATTGAACTTGGGTATTACTTAAAAAGGTACTTTTATATATATAGGGGGCACAGCCATGGAATTATTAACGAATTTCCCATTATGGGCTTCACTGGCTGCGATTTTTTTCGCGCAGTTCGTAAAGGTTCCGATTCAATATATCGCGACGAGAAAAATTGACTGGTCGCTTTTGACGAGTACAGGGGGAATGCCTAGCTCCCACTCTGCTGCGGTAACAGCACTTGCAACTGGCGTAGCGCTTGAAACCGGGCTGGATTCAGCCGTTTTCGCAGTCGCAG
The window above is part of the Mesobacillus jeotgali genome. Proteins encoded here:
- a CDS encoding DUF309 domain-containing protein, which codes for MTDYPAEYYEFFIKFNEGDYYTCHDLLEDMWMTDKGNLFLKGLLQMSVAIYHYSYGNVKGARLMMQAAHDYLQTYRPVYWGLDLEKVYPFIEECLSTFPAELDRVPYEDVAILPELPVLYLYLDD